Proteins encoded by one window of Torulaspora delbrueckii CBS 1146 chromosome 2, complete genome:
- the TDEL0B05440 gene encoding uncharacterized protein has protein sequence MRRSRRGIQVESALGVERCAFKEAKYIVFFCVFCYKFGVVSRPTHIIRAVHKTLFNMHFLRMLAYAIICTPTACANENNNIKMAGLSIKDGDQHWDENAAKYLQDLISKHGAKVEQERELFRQECVNSQIVKESERDESRLWHVGEAAVEKFDETISAVVMGKLREIWPKSISMRNWHLSDVGLFILSIGDTDIFDDL, from the coding sequence ATGAGAAGGAGCAGGAGAGGAATACAGGTAGAGAGCGCCTTGGGAGTTGAAAGGTGTGCATTCAAGGAAGCTAAATACATAGTATTTTTCTGTGTTTTTTGCTACAAGTTTGGGGTGGTTAGTCGCCCAACACATATTATTAGGGCAGTACACAAAACATTATTTAACATGCATTTTCTGAGAATGCTTGCTTATGCAATCATCTGTACTCCCACAGCTTGCGCCAATGAGAATAATAATATCAAGATGGCAGGATTATCAATAAAAGACGGGGACCAACACTGGGACGAAAACGCTGCAAAGTACTTGCAAGATTTAATTTCAAAGCATGGAGCTAAAGTTGagcaagaaagagaattaTTTAGGCAAGAATGCGTCAACTCGCAAATAGTCAAAGAGTCAGAGCGTGATGAATCCAGATTATGGCACGTAGGAGAAGCAGCTGTGGAAAAGTTCGACGAAACGATTTCTGCAGTAGTGATGGGGAAGCTTAGAGAAATTTGGCCAAAATCAATCTCTATGCGTAATTGGCATCTAAGTGACGTAGGATTGTTTATTTTGTCAATAGGTGATACAGATATTTTTGATGATCTATAG
- the NUP85 gene encoding Nup85p (similar to Saccharomyces cerevisiae NUP85 (YJR042W); ancestral locus Anc_1.468), with product MTVEALDASQNLLIDVDSMAFLDGNDVNSSENDGINEESMEDDEIGRDPVSGALMVSLSKGNEPLPFGGKGRLKFKLSPLSFQNICFLTEQNQYSLYPVRLPRVDSSEEYVNYVSKIFEVYRDLGEDRMYSVPTIGVINSSEAREHVAAVNLAMEAVTVELELYIELIRNKPNLFVRFFELEECLTILNCLKTIHFTLDTPGEESRRPFIKNLMAWINRSDGEPDDEVTEQVFAGSSSNRKCFQNPPFWKLINRLLLRGLFDQARACIERADLLPYLENHCTTSANAVRDLLALLEQYPLESARTFREWKSLALELAQTFSESDTTLSGELRDLIEDTLLLVGGHQSKILFYSKTWYESLSGLLLYYIPSLELCEEYLQISLKQNAMDVTNTWEQACVDIIRGKLYSILPVLESLDAGAAAFSAAICEAKGLIENYYEEGNGEEVVYHSADDLFSYKNGMASYMLNNFAFELCSYGDKKLWSIAIGLISFSPIGNPSAKRTAIAELLPHFPFQTNDDIEWMLSVCAKWRLPQVTKTIYVMLGNKLLYESNTIEAMANFSKAGKFSWVKRYSWMMFEASVLQGCPLDDVVLNAIVKEENEQVIPKEILDSLVTSSMKQTLAPYAVLYQFYEAQSKEDWSLALQLLLALINFPYLPKCYMVLLVAKFLYPIFLKDPSKKMPEESVLSIMEAMEHKWDDTDEKSQNIYVSLRESDIDSLPETLKVLHKLVRKELNLKLCKEYM from the coding sequence ATGACCGTTGAAGCGCTTGATGCTAGTCAGAATTTGCTCATCGACGTCGATTCGATGGCTTTTCTAGATGGGAATGATGTAAATTCGAGCGAAAATGATGGCATTAATGAAGAATCTATGGAGGACGACGAAATTGGTCGGGATCCGGTCAGTGGAGCACTAATGGTTTCATTGAGTAAAGGAAACGAACCATTGCCCTTCGGGGGCAAGGGCAGATTGAAGTTTAAACTGAGCCCGTTGTCATTTCAAAACATTTGTTTCCTAACAGAGCAAAACCAATATTCTCTGTATCCAGTGAGACTGCCTCGTGTAGATAGCAGTGAAGAATACGTCAATTATGTCTCCAAAATATTCGAAGTGTACCGCGATTTGGGAGAAGACAGGATGTACTCAGTGCCCACGATAGGTGTTATTAATTCTTCAGAAGCCAGAGAACATGTGGCAGCCGTTAACCTTGCGATGGAAGCAGTAACCGTTGAACTGGAGCTTTACATTGAGTTGATAAGGAACAAGCCGAATTTATTTGTACGGTTTTTTGAACTGGAAGAATGTTTAACGATCCTGAACTGTTTGAAAACCATCCATTTCACTCTCGATACTCCTGGTGAAGAATCTAGACGACCATTCATCAAGAACCTCATGGCCTGGATCAATCGTTCTGACGGAGAACCCGACGATGAGGTAACTGAGCAAGTGTTTGCCGGCAGCTCAAGCAATAGAAAATGCTTCCAGAACCCACCATTCTGGAAATTAATCAACAGATTATTACTAAGAGGATTATTTGATCAGGCCCGTGCCTGTATCGAGAGAGCCGATCTTCTGCCCTATCTTGAAAATCACTGTACAACTTCTGCAAATGCTGTTCGAGATCTGCTGGCTCTTTTGGAGCAGTACCCGCTGGAATCAGCAAGGACCTTTAGGGAATGGAAATCATTAGCATTGGAGCTGGCACAGACTTTCAGTGAGTCTGATACGACATTGTCCGGAGAGTTGCGCGATTTGATAGAGGATACTCTACTCCTGGTAGGTGGGCATCAATCAAAGATACTTTTTTACTCGAAAACCTGGTACGAATCTCTAAGTGGATTATTGCTCTACTATATTCCATCTTTGGAGCTCTGTGAAGAATATCTACAAATATCTCTGAAACAGAACGCTATGGATGTGACTAATACATGGGAACAAGCCTGTGTTGATATTATAAGAGGCAAACTATATTCGATCCTGCCGGTTTTAGAGTCCTTGGATGCCGGTGCAGCAGCGTTTTCTGCGGCGATATGTGAGGCCAAAGgtttgattgaaaattattACGAGGAAGGGAACGGCGAAGAAGTGGTCTATCATAGCGCAGATGATCTGTTTTCCTACAAGAACGGTATGGCATCATACATGCTGAATAATTTTGCTTTTGAACTATGCTCATATGGTGATAAAAAACTGTGGTCAATAGCGATCGGGCTCATTTCATTTTCCCCCATTGGTAACCCCAGCGCAAAGAGAACAGCGATTGCCGAGCTTCTGCCACATTTTCCTTTCCAGACCAACGATGATATCGAGTGGATGTTGAGTGTATGCGCTAAATGGCGACTACCGCAAGTAACAAAGACAATCTACGTTATGCTTGGTAACAAATTACTTTATGAGAGTAACACAATCGAAGCCATGGCCAATTTCAGTAAAGCAGGGAAATTCTCCTGGGTTAAAAGATATTCATGGATGATGTTTGAAGCATCTGTGCTACAAGGTTGTCCGCTAGATGATGTTGTACTTAATGCTATTGTCAAGGAAGAGAATGAGCAAGTAATCCCGAAGGAGATCTTGGATTCTTTAGTGACCAGCTCCATGAAGCAAACGCTAGCACCCTACGCTGTACTATATCAATTCTACGAAGCTCAATCGAAAGAAGATTGGTCACTGGCTTTACAGCTCCTATTAGCATTGATAAACTTCCCATATTTGCCAAAGTGTTACATGGTTCTACTAGTGGCCAAATTCCTATATCCAATCTTTCTGAAAGATCCATCCAAGAAAATGCCTGAAGAGTCGGTTTTAAGCATAATGGAAGCTATGGAACATAAATGGGATGACAcagatgaaaaatctcaaaaCATCTACGTATCGCTTCGCGAAAGTGATATAGATTCTCTGCCTGAGACTCTTAAAGTTCTGCATAAACTGGTAAGAAAAGAGTTAAATCTCAAACTATGTAAAGAATATATGTGA
- the PMR1 gene encoding Ca(2+)/Mn(2+)-transporting P-type ATPase PMR1 (similar to Saccharomyces cerevisiae PMR1 (YGL167C); ancestral locus Anc_8.112), with translation MADNPFDTVIDGPVGGDEARVPLSATAEALSKPNPSLEFCTLTVEETLRRLETDGKTGLGSIEEASKRKLAYGANEVVGEEDDPIWKKFISNFIEDPLILLLIGSAVVSFIMGNVDDAVSITLAIVIVVTVGFVQEYRSEKSLEALSKLVPAECHLVRCGQESHVLAVNLVPGDLVSFRIGDRIPADLRIIESVDLSIDESNLTGENEPVHKTTQHVSKESFNDQPYSIVPISDRTCIAYMGTLVREGHGKGIVVGTGKNTSFGAVFEMMSSIEKPKTPLQVAMDKLGKDLSLMSFVLIGFICLIGIIQGRSWLDMFQISVSLAVAAIPEGLPIIVTVTLALGVLRMAKRKAIVRRLPSVETLGSVNVICSDKTGTLTSNHMTVSKIWCLASMANKSNMLNLDKNRPGSFKNYLTDDVRAILTVSNVCNNASFSQEHGKFLGNPTDIALVEQLTKFDIKDVRGQFEKLQEIPFNSKRKFMATKVIDPEGKCVVFVKGAFEKILEHSSHFVNQKGKAESLSNGQRETINETANYLASDGLRTLAFAKLEVRDPSAVLDEESIKGLTFIGLIGMNDPPRTTVKPAIEQLLQGGVHVIMITGDSQNTAVNIARQIGIPVMNPEFSVLTGDKLNDMSDDELANVIDHVNIFARATPEHKLNIVRALRKRGDIVAMTGDGVNDAPALKLADIGVAMGKMGTDVAKEASDMVLTDDDFSTILTAIEEGKGIFNNIQNFLTFQLSTSVAALSLVALSTAFKLPNPLNAMQILWINILMDGPPAQSLGVEPVDHEVMKKPPRKRTDKILTNFCLRRLLMSAAFIIIGTTYVFVKEMAEDNQVTARDTTMTFTCFVLFDMFNALACRHATKSIFEVGFFANKMFNYAVGLSLLGQLCAIYVPFFQGIFKTESLTLGDLGFLLMISSSVFIADEARKLWSRRYSSIESLRYSNV, from the coding sequence ATGGCTGATAACCCGTTTGACACGGTGATAGATGGGCCTGttggtggtgatgaagCTCGTGTTCCCTTGTCCGCCACTGCTGAGGCACTTTCGAAGCCCAATCCCTCATTAGAATTCTGCACTCTGACGGTCGAGGAGACTCTACGAAGGCTGGAGACTGATGGTAAGACTGGTTTGGGttccattgaagaagctagTAAAAGAAAACTGGCTTATGGTGCCAATGAAGTAGTTGGGGAAGAGGATGACCctatttggaagaaatttaTATCAAATTTCATTGAGGATCCACTTATTCTGCTACTAATTGGTTCAGCTGTGGTTTCATTCATCATGGgaaatgttgatgatgCAGTGAGTATTACTTTGGCAATCGTAATTGTGGTGACTGTTGGCTTTGTTCAAGAGTATAGATCAGAGAAATCTTTAGAAGCACTGAGTAAGTTGGTTCCGGCAGAGTGCCATTTGGTAAGGTGCGGTCAAGAATCCCATGTTTTGGCAGTCAACTTGGTGCCTGGTGATTTGGTAAGCTTCCGTATTGGTGATCGTATTCCAGCGGATCTTAGAATTATTGAAAGTGTAGatttgtcaattgatgagagTAACTTGACTGGTGAAAACGAACCAGTTCACAAAACTACTCAGCATGTCAGCAAGGAAAGTTTCAACGATCAGCCATATTCGATTGTGCCTATATCGGATAGAACATGTATTGCATACATGGGTACTTTGGTTAGAGAAGGTCATGGGAAAGGTATTGTTGTCGGAACTGGTAAGAATACATCATTTGGTGCCGTTTTCGAGATGATGAGTTCCATTGAAAAGCCAAAAACGCCTTTGCAAGTTGCAATGGACAAACTAGGTAAGGATTTGTCGCTGATGAGCTTTGTCCTCATTGGGTTCATTTGCTTGATCGGTATCATACAGGGCAGATCTTGGCTCGATATGTTCCAGATCTCAGTTTCCTTGGCTGTCGCTGCTATTCCTGAGGGTCTTCCTATCATTGTTACTGTGACATTGGCACTCGGTGTTTTGAGAATGGCCAAACGTAAAGCTATTGTAAGAAGATTACCTAGTGTTGAAACCTTAGGTTCAGTCAACGTTATCTGCTCGGACAAGACGGGAACATTAACCTCTAACCATATGACGGTGTCCAAGATTTGGTGTCTGGCTAGCATGGCAAATAAGTCGAATATGTTAAATCTGGATAAGAACAGGCCTGGaagcttcaagaattacCTGACCGATGATGTAAGAGCAATCCTGACAGTGAGTAATGTCTGCAACAACGCTTCCTTCTCTCAAGAACATGGCAAATTTTTGGGTAATCCTACCGACATCGCATTGGTTGAACAACTAACCAAATTCGATATAAAGGATGTAAGAggtcaatttgaaaaactacaGGAGATTCCTTTCAACTCCAAAAGGAAATTTATGGCTACTAAGGTGATCGATCCAGAGGGAAAATGCGTAGTGTTTGTAAAGGGTGCTTTCGAGAAGATTTTGGAGCACTCTAGTCACTTTGTGAATCAGAAGGGCAAAGCTGAATCATTGAGTAATGGGCAAAGAGAGACTATCAATGAAACTGCTAATTATCTTGCCTCCGATGGTCTACGTACACTAGCTTTTGCAAAACTCGAAGTACGTGATCCTTCCGCGGTGCTTGATGAGGAATCCATCAAGGGCTTGACTTTCATCGGTCTAATTGGTATGAATGACCCACCACGTACTACTGTTAAACCTGCCATTGAGCAATTACTGCAAGGTGGTGTTCATGTCATTATGATTACCGGTGATTCGCAGAATACAGCCGTTAACATTGCTAGACAAATCGGTATTCCAGTAATGAACCCTGAGTTTTCCGTCTTAACGGGTGACAAATTGAACGACATgagtgatgatgagctgGCAAATGTTATAGATCATGTCAACATCTTTGCGCGTGCCACTCCTGAGCATAAATTGAACATTGTCCGTGCCTTAAGAAAGAGAGGTGATATCGTCGCTATGACTGGTGATGGTGTGAACGATGCTCCAGCTTTAAAATTGGCAGATATTGGTGTTGCGATGGGCAAAATGGGGACTGACGTTGCGAAAGAAGCTTCAGATATGGTTTTAACAGATGACGATTTTAGTACCATTTTGACcgccattgaagaaggtaaGGGTATTTTTAACaacattcaaaattttcttACGTTTCAATTGTCCACATCTGTTGCTGCTCTATCCCTTGTGGCGCTGTCAACTGCTTTCAAGCTACCCAATCCGTTAAACGCTATGCAGATTTTGTGGATCAATATTTTGATGGATGGTCCTCCTGCTCAGTCTCTTGGTGTCGAACCGGTTGATCATGAAGTCATGAAAAAGCCgccaagaaagagaacaGATAAGATATTGACTAACTTTTGTTTAAGAAGATTACTAATGAGCGCCGCATTCATCATAATAGGAACAACTTATGTGTTTGTGAAAGAGATGGCTGAGGACAACCAAGTCACTGCTAGAGACACCACTATGACATTCACATGTTTTGTCCTCTTCGACATGTTCAACGCATTGGCATGCAGACATGCTACCAAATCGATCTTTGAGGTTGGATTCTTTGCGAATAAGATGTTCAACTATGCTGTTGGGCTGTCCTTATTAGGACAATTATGTGCCATCTATGTTCCGTTTTTCCAGGGAATCTTCAAGACAGAAAGTCTAACTCTTGGTGATTTGGGTTTCCTACTCATGATCAGCAGTTCCGTCTTCATTGCTGATGAAGCACGTAAGCTGTGGTCAAGAAGATATTCCTCCATAGAATCCCTGCGCTACTCTAATGTGTAG
- the POL32 gene encoding DNA polymerase delta subunit POL32 (similar to Saccharomyces cerevisiae POL32 (YJR043C); ancestral locus Anc_1.470): MTEKVVEYINERLFTEEKPVVFTDLVFQFKVGPSKAKALMYTYYKQNTTTKFNCIIVCVFQNGSVRVVHDVNNIEDQDSLVDCFIYAFNPMEVFTPVSIARDQHDCLTIKNPYELQVVTKRSKTVEAEPTEKQTSVPVSRSRTVPERRGTSKKPVKAKETGLRSTAILAKMRGERESKEKTRQEELKKRRQEQLEQETKKDKKRSAQMEELNSMFDEESDEDMTKDETPATEVEVQKTPERPKSTSIDQEEIENLLETTAEDSLMTNNEKQEPNSSYVDEDGYIVTNRAATSTPPPPKKRPQPASKTDVPVKKRASKTKKTQGTLESFFKKR, translated from the coding sequence ATGACTGAGAAGGTGGTAGAATATATCAATGAGAGGCTGTTCACAGAGGAGAAGCCCGTGGTATTTACAGACCTGGTTTTCCAGTTTAAGGTAGGCCCATCCAAAGCCAAGGCGCTGATGTACACATATTATAAGCAAAACACGACCACCAAGTTCAATTGTATAATCGTATGTGTATTCCAAAATGGTAGTGTCAGAGTTGTACATGACGTGAACAATATTGAGGATCAGGATTCACTTGTTGACTGTTTTATCTACGCATTTAACCCAATGGAAGTGTTCACCCCGGTAAGTATAGCGAGAGATCAACACGATTGTTTGACAATAAAGAACCCATACGAATTGCAGGTTGTTacaaagagatcaaagacCGTGGAAGCGGAACCCACAGAGAAACAAACCTCTGTACCGGTTTCAAGATCTAGAACCGTACCTGAAAGGCGaggaacttcaaagaagcctGTAAAGGCCAAAGAAACTGGTCTAAGGTCTACTGCGATCCTTGCAAAGATGAGAGGTGAACGAGAGAGCAAGGAAAAAACTAGACAAGAGGagttaaagaagagaagaCAAGAACAACTGGAACAAGAGACGAAGAAGGACAAAAAGAGATCTGCACAAATGGAAGAACTGAACAGCATGTTTGATGAggaaagtgatgaagatatgaCTAAAGATGAAACACCAGCAACAGAGGTGGAAGTACAAAAGACACCGGAAAGACCAAAATCCACGTCAATcgaccaagaagagatagAAAACTTACTAGAAACAACGGCAGAAGACTCGCTCATGACCAACAACGAAAAACAAGAACCAAACTCGTCTTACGTAGACGAAGACGGATATATAGTTACGAATCGCGCGGCAACATCTACACCTCCTCcgccaaagaagagaccCCAGCCTGCCTCCAAAACAGATGTACCAGTAAAGAAGAGGGCctcaaagaccaagaagactCAAGGAACGTTGgaaagcttcttcaagaagagataa
- the SUA5 gene encoding threonylcarbamoyladenylate synthase (similar to Saccharomyces cerevisiae SUA5 (YGL169W); ancestral locus Anc_8.111): MLLKSIIRSMSLAPSFETKILRVDPSSIHFAPLAHLDGSLPTISDPKTKEALLEAARIIRETEDTVAFPTETVYGLGGSSLNDKSVLSIYRAKKRPSDNPLITHVSSIDQLNRRIYEDSSSSGDSLLKNIPHSYHALISKLWPGPLTILLAVPLSGIKTLSKLTTGDQPTFAVRIPSNPVARALIALSDTPIAAPSANASTRPSPTLASHVYHDLKGRIPLILDGGACNIGVESTVVDGLSQPPSLLRPGGFTYEQIIALGGSDWTDCKVERRETVGETEKVRTPGMKYKHYSPSAKVILLVPNTDGTSSSRRIERLKEIIEDECTSQQEVVKTIAILTSSRLNNKPLKDLLHLKSDIKIVVESLGSSGEEIQANLFATLRKVDETEKVDLIVVEGVPEVDEGLAVMNRLRKAAAGSAVPF; encoded by the coding sequence ATGCTATTGAAGTCAATCATCAGATCAATGTCCCTAGCGCCTTCTTTTGAGACTAAAATTCTTAGAGTTGATCCTTCATCTATCCATTTCGCACCGCTTGCTCATCTCGATGGATCTTTACCAACAATAAGTGATCCGAAGACCAAGGAAGCTTTACTTGAAGCCGCAAGAATTATAAGAGAAACGGAAGACACCGTTGCTTTCCCAACTGAGACCGTTTATGGACTGGGTGGGTCATCGCTTAATGATAAATCCGTACTAAGCATCTATAGAGCGAAAAAGCGACCTAGTGATAACCCATTGATCACTCACgtttcatcaattgaccaacTCAATAGGAGAATTTATGAAGATAGCTCATCGTCCGGGGATTCGTTGCTGAAGAATATACCACACTCATATCATGCGCTAATATCGAAATTATGGCCGGGTCCCTTGACTATCCTTCTGGCAGTTCCTCTAAGTGGCATTAAAACACTTTCCAAATTGACTACTGGAGACCAGCCTACTTTCGCTGTACGTattccttcaaatccaGTAGCGAGAGCTTTAATAGCACTGAGCGATACGCCTATAGCCGCACCTTCAGCTAATGCTTCCACTAGACCTTCACCTACTTTGGCATCTCATGTTTATCACGATTTAAAGGGTAGAATCCCACTGATACTGGATGGTGGAGCTTGCAATATCGGTGTTGAAAGTACTGTGGTTGATGGCTTATCCCAACCTCCTTCGCTACTACGGCCTGGTGGTTTCACTTATGAGCAAATTATAGCTCTAGGTGGCAGTGATTGGACTGATTGTAAAGTAGAAAGGAGAGAAACGGTTGGAGAGACAGAGAAGGTTAGAACTCCAGGAATGAAATATAAACATTATTCCCCTTCCGCTAAGGTTATTTTACTCGTTCCAAATACAGATGGTACAAGCAGTAGTAGAAGAATCGAAAGGCTGAAGGAAATTATTGAGGACGAATGTACCTCACAGCAAGAAGTTGTGAAAACTATTGCCATTTTAACTTCTTCTCGTCTCAATAATAAGCCGCTCAAAGATCTGCTGCATCTGAAATCTGATATTAAAATTGTCGTTGAGAGTCTGGGAAGCTCGGGAGAGGAAATTCAAGCTAATTTGTTTGCCACTCTGAGGAAGGTTGATGAGACCGAAAAGGTTGATCTCATCGTTGTGGAAGGTGTTCCagaagttgatgaaggtCTTGCCGTAATGAACAGACTGAGGAAAGCAGCTGCAGGTAGTGCTGTTCCATTTTAG
- the VMA3 gene encoding H(+)-transporting V0 sector ATPase subunit c (similar to Saccharomyces cerevisiae CUP5 (YEL027W); ancestral locus Anc_1.469), with protein sequence MSELCPVYAPFFGAIGCASAIIFTSFGAAYGTAKSGVGICATCVLRPDLLFKNIVPVIMAGIIAIYGLVVSVLVCYSLQQQQALYTGFIQLGAGLSVGLSGLAAGFAIGIVGDAGVRGNSQQPRLFVGMILILIFAEVLGLYGLIVALLLNSRATQDVVCHY encoded by the coding sequence ATGAGTGAATTGTGTCCAGTTTACGCTCCATTCTTTGGTGCTATCGGTTGTGCTTCAGCCATCATTTTCACTTCATTTGGTGCTGCCTATGGTACTGCCAAATCTGGTGTTGGTATCTGTGCCACTTGTGTTTTGAGACCAGATTTgttgttcaagaacattGTTCCAGTGATTATGGCTGGTATTATTGCCATTTATGGTTTAGTGGTCTCTGTCTTGGTCTGTTATTctttgcaacaacaacaagcGTTGTACACCGGGTTCATTCAATTGGGTGCAGGTCTTTCTGTTGGTTTGAGTGGGTTGGCTGCCGGTTTTGCCATTGGTATTGTGGGTGATGCGGGTGTTAGAGGTAACTCTCAACAACCAAGACTTTTCGTCGGTatgattttgatcttgatTTTTGCTGAAGTGTTGGGTCTATACGGTTTGATTGTTGCCCTATTGTTGAACTCCAGAGCTACTCAGGATGTTGTTTGCCACTACTAG